taaaattcatgatatttaTTTTTCCAAACGGGTGGACTTTTTTTGattcagattttttttcttttacgaaTTGTTTCATTTTTTACCTGGGAAATAAAATGTGAAATATACATGGGTGGGCCCACCAACGTCGGCGCGTTTACGCCAGGGAGCTTCCTTCGCGCTTAAAGCGCTGAATAGGAGCCCCCAGTATTTAGCCTGTCACTGCTGACTGGCTCTGCTGTACTGACCCATCGTTTTTGTCAACAGCGAACCTTTTGCTGCGACTATGTCCTCGTTCCGGCCAATCCTAGTTTAGTTCATGGTAGCTGACGTCTACTCCGTAGGAAAATCCAGATCCTTCTGAAATGAATCTGCCCCGTGCATGCACGTGACAAAGTGAAACATTTTTTCATCACTCCACAAAATAGTCAGTGGAGTGGATCAATGCGTTTCTAGTTGTGCGACCGTCGATCACACATTCAGAGGAGGCCTTGCTGGTAGCAGATGTCGATCGTGTGGTTGGCCATGATCCGGTTCACCTTCTGCGTGGGGTGGAATGCGTCCCAGAAGAGGAACTTGTCGGCGTCGGCGCAGGTCATGGGCGCCTCGTTGTTGCACATGAACCCCATCTCGAACCTCCCCGTGGCGCAGCACCCTTCCTCCACGTTCTCCAGGCCGAACTTGGCCGGGTTGGTGACGAGGTCGAGCATGGTGTCGTAGACGGGGACGTAGGCGAGCCTGAGGTCCGGGAGCTCGGCGCGGAGCCCCCTCAACATGGCCTCCACCTTGGCGTTGTACTCCCTGGCCACCCGGTTGTACTCCTCGACGCAGCCGCCGCCGTGGATCATGTTCTCGGCGCGCTCCAGCGGGAGGCAGCCGATGGCGGCGAGCCCCGCGAAGCTGACACGGCGCGCGCCGAGGCGGTGGATCTCCAGCAAGAAGCGGCGCGCACCGGCGACGAGGAAGTCGGAGAACTGGGCCGCCGTGTACTCGACGAAGCGGCCCGTGCCGAGCATGTAGTAGTTCTCGAGGAAGTCGTTGGTGCCGATGCTGACGACGTGGAGCGCGCCACGGACGATGGCGCGTGCGCGCTCGGCGCCGGCGTGCGCGCGCAGGCGGAGCTGGTACTCCTTGTAGTACTCCACCTCCTTCCACAGCGGGATCACTGACTAATGAGACGAGTTCGTGAGTGCATGCATGCAGCCATGCAGGTTTGGACTTTGGAGTGAAATAATACTGCCAGTGTTCTCTGTTCTATGGAGTTTGGCATGCAACAATAGATCTAAAATTATGTATTATCAACGGTGCCAGTAGCACTCTGTTTGTGTGGGTAATAAGAGTGGGTAGTACCACATTCGATCATTGCATATAAGGAATAATTTGGGGTCTCTAAACAGTAGGAACGGCGGCGCAATTCGATCCACAAGCAGTAGGTGAATCCTGAGCTTAAATGCATCACATGGAAGAATATATAGATGGTAGTCGTTGTGCTTCAAATTTCAGTTATTTGCATTGGGTGACGATCGATCACAAAAAATGATTGGAAGTTGTGACATTATCAAGCAAGTGTGGCCTATACGGCAAAAGCGAGAACAAAAGCAAATGCAGTATTCGTACTCCGCATTCTTTACTCAAAATGAAGCGCCGGACTCATGTATAAgactggttgtaatgggtagtatcatatactagtatcatgcatataatactagtatatgatacaacatccgtaatgcatactccctccgtcacggtttagaagtcaTAGTTAGACTTCCGTGCGTTTCCAAAATAGACAAAGATTAAGACATGTTGCgtttactcctagcagctaattagtactcggttgtactacttctatatgcatacgtagtgtgaatgctactccctctgtttctaaatataaatcttttaaggGATTTCACTAAAAGAACTACACACGGatctatatagacatactttaaaatatagattcatccattttgcttcgtatgtagccctttaatgaaatgtctaaaaagacttatatttaggaacggaagaagtattttttttaactcatttcacagtcaatcaataaccacctaggtcctAGAGAATTTGCATGCACACATTCTAAACCGTAACAGAGGAAGTAGTATCATATGTTACTCCATAGAGTagatcatttattgtcatgcaagacacatagtagtatCATAGAGTAggtcatttattgccatgcaaaacacatagtagcacattgtttaatatgatacggtatcataatatgatactcaactctccttttcttcatttaattcaataccacctcatcaaaattgcttagttgaagtacatgatactatctATAATACTCCCATTACTGGCAGCTTAAGACTGTTCATAATGaagagtaacatatagtagtatcatgcatatgttactactattgtatgatactaccttcatagtgcatagtaacataaactagtatcataggtgatcttatttattgacatgcatgacacatagtagcatagcatttaacatgttacggtatctatctatgttactttaatcccctctctcttctttaattacttgtCACATCACCATGTTTCCTAGTCCCAAGACTATATTACTATCTATGTTAGAGGGTGCTTGGgtccaagagactaaaactagtctctttaagaggctaaagttttaAGCATCCctcactaaagagaggctaaaactagtcttgaggcttaaatcttttagtcaggagtacccctactaaaatgtgcattagtcctctctctcctcatttaacttcacatacaagttctggattggagggtttgaagGATAGTAAATGCTCATTaatttgattttagtctctttagtatttggatccaagcatgggtgaggctagcaagttttagtctcagaggatgcttggatacgttttaatctcatgactaaaagtaatgagactaaaacttgctagccttactcatgcttggatccaaatactaaagagactaaattgagttaatgagcatttattattctTCAAATCCTTCAATCCAGAACTTGCCTGAGGAGTTAAATgaagagagagaggactaatgcatatTTAGTAGGGGTATCCCTCGCTAAAAGATTTTAGTCtcaaagactagttttagcctcttttTAGTCAGggatgcttggaactttagcctcttaaaaagattaattttagtcagactagttttagttccttaaatccaaacaccctcttattacttttagtcatgagactaaaacgtatccaaacaccctcctactCCCACTAGCCAGCCTAAACAAAATGAAGTGCCAAATCATGCACTGTCCACACACCGGCTACGCCAGCCGTTTGTGGCCATGCGAGGCGACCGGACCGGCCGCACCTCGTTTTCCGGTCTCCCCTCCCCACAGTCCGCCTCGCCCGCGGGCACACGGATTGGCCTTGGCAGACGGCCTCGTTGACGCCATGCATGCGCGCCACGTGGCACAAGCCAAAAATCGTGCCAAAAGCTGGCATGCTGGCACGGGTAGTTGTTGAGCCTTCAATGGCGAACAAGAACACAGCTCCGCCATCCAGAAATGCCATACTCCGGCAGGTTTGCCCAAAAACAGGTGTGCTCCAAAACTGCTTAGggcatgtatgatgcatgataagATGATAATTTTTTTGTTTGTAATGAGTTATTTTTTAGTTTTATCTTTAATAATAGCTTCTATAAATATGATGAGACATATTGTGTTAAAAGatattttttatctttttttaaaTAAGAAAAGACAATTTTTTTACGAGTTCTTTCTTCTTTATATCATCATTTATCCTACGTGGTACTTTTAAGACGCGTTTGGAATCGATGTAATTAATTTACATGTGTAATTTATTGGCTTCCCTAAAAAAACATGTGTAATTTACTGAGAGCAGTTTTCGTTGGACTGTATGTTTTGTAGGAATGTTTTATACACGAATATCTGAAACGAAAATTCTCAACATACGTGTGTTTACGGACTCCTTCGTTAACTAATCTTCACCACCCGTGATTCTCAGGGATGTTGGCCCCCTCGTCTTTATTTCTTCAAATCAACTTAGCCTATCTTATCTTTTTCGTAAATTTTCGTAAAAACTGTCTGAGTAGCGTCCCTCTAAAATGAAAACGTCAATCCGAGCATAAACTAAGATAGCGTCAATGTAAATGCTCTCAAAGAAGAAAAGCCATCTCTCTTAAACCGCCGAGAAATGACAACTGACAAACGTACGCTACGAATCGTACTGTCACTACTGCGAATCTGCGACCGGGGTCGGGGAGGGCCCCTACTCCCTACTCGGCTTTGATTTCTTCTGCCTTTCTCACCAACCTCCCTGCGGCGCGCTCTAATGAGTAACGATCCATGGCTAAGTACGTAATCGCCGTGCAACACGCCCATGCGGCAGGCGTGTGCACGTACATGTCGCGCTCTGACGAAATTTACCGGAAAACCTCACGAAATCACATTGTTTTGCGGGGTTTATCTCACGAAATCACTAGTATAGTGATGTTATGCAACCAGGAGCGTTGACCAGCACGGTCAGTATTACGTATGAACTACCGGGGCGTGAAGTGCTTATACCAGGACGCCGGCGGTGGCGTTGTCGACGCCGGTGCCGGCGGAGGCGAAGCAGACGCCGCGCGCGAAGTCGCCGATGCCGTAGGCTGGGTCGAGGTAGGCCGGGACGAGCGGCGGCAGGCCCAGCGCCTCGGAGATGAAGTCCGGAGGCAGCCGCCCGTTGCCGAACCGCCCCGTGGCGCGGGCGCCGCCCGGCATGTCGCGGCCGTAGGGCGGGAAGTCGGACCGCAGCGTCGTGCCGATCTGGTTGTTGTTGCCCGTGTCCACCGTCGAGTCGCCGAACACGATCACCGCCGGTACCACCGCACCAGcagcgctgccgccgccgcccttgTTGAGCACTAGCATTGCCAGCGGAAGCATCAGCAGCGCCGCTTCCACATGGAAATGGCCGGACGCCATGGGAGAGGAGACCGGCGGCGAGTGCAGCAGAGCGGTTAAGTGTGTGTACGAGTGGTGTAAGCAGAGAGTGATGGGATGCGGGAACGGCGTGTCATCGTAATAAATAGAGGTGATGTGAGAATCAGTGGGGGCCGTGGGAACTGTAGCGACACCATGTCATGCAGCGGAGGATTCATAAGTTATTTATTGCATGCACGGTCATTGGCCCTGATTGGATGCATGTGTTAGATTTAATTTGGTTAGTTTAGGCTGGTCAGGCTGCTTATAGTGAAGACTAACATACAGTactatcatgcatatgttactattgtaccctccgttcttaaatataagtcttttaagatatttcattaaaagtctacatacggaacaaaatgagtgaatctatactcaaaagtatgtctatatacatccgtatgtagtccactaatgaaacttttttaaagacttatatttagaaacggagggagtatgatactaccttcatactccttcttttcggtttatagggctcaaatctgaaatctcatctgtcaaggtgaattgtgagtggatgacactagtttaaactagccaataaaatatttctcacatatgcaATTTCcgaggcaataaatgtagcatccttcctttcattggacttgcatggtgcatgtagaaaacaatacatacatagccactcatctcctttctctaaactctatgaattaaatatggtgtgagactcaaagcacttgaattcacttagactcaaaatgagcctaataaaatggaaatataatttttttgagatgagccctataaaccggaaaggagggattagtgcatagtatcataagctagtatcataggtgatctcatttattgacatgctgaCACATAGTAGTATAACATTTAACatgttagagcaagtacaatagagatgAGTCAGCTCActataaggaataaactaatatatttttgtttagttagaggaaagagaagaggagagagaaggtaagcgggctcttagctaagagccagctctagcacgtgttcCTAGGaattttgtgagtatgaaaggtggaccatataataaagaagtaGTACACTTTTGCAATAAACTATtatacatgttggctataagatgagctatagatgacatgtcaatggcttatagccagcagttggctatactattgtacttgctcttacggTATCTACATATGTTACTAtaatcctctctctcttctttaattacttgccacatcaccatgtttgctagtcccaagactatattactagctatgatacccccactatggccagcctcatagtggggagtatcatatagtagtattatgcatatg
This genomic stretch from Hordeum vulgare subsp. vulgare chromosome 6H, MorexV3_pseudomolecules_assembly, whole genome shotgun sequence harbors:
- the LOC123403906 gene encoding GDSL esterase/lipase At4g26790-like; the protein is MASGHFHVEAALLMLPLAMLVLNKGGGGSAAGAVVPAVIVFGDSTVDTGNNNQIGTTLRSDFPPYGRDMPGGARATGRFGNGRLPPDFISEALGLPPLVPAYLDPAYGIGDFARGVCFASAGTGVDNATAGVLSVIPLWKEVEYYKEYQLRLRAHAGAERARAIVRGALHVVSIGTNDFLENYYMLGTGRFVEYTAAQFSDFLVAGARRFLLEIHRLGARRVSFAGLAAIGCLPLERAENMIHGGGCVEEYNRVAREYNAKVEAMLRGLRAELPDLRLAYVPVYDTMLDLVTNPAKFGLENVEEGCCATGRFEMGFMCNNEAPMTCADADKFLFWDAFHPTQKVNRIMANHTIDICYQQGLL